TTCTGAATCCAGGGGAAGAAGCGATCCGGGTTCATTTCGCCACCGCGTAGCGATATCGAAGTGACGGTCACATCATGAATAGGCGAGGGACCGTGGTCATGGTGGTGATGTCCATGACCATGGTCATGCCCATGATCATGGTCGTGGTGGTCATGCCCGTGGTCGTGATGATGATCGTGTCCATGGTCATGGTCGCAATCAGGGCCGCAGACATGGTCGTCCTCATGGCTCAGAAAGTGCGGATCGTTTTCCAGCGCCCGTTCCAGGTTGAAGGCGCCCTGGTTCAGCACTTTCGAGAGGTCCACGCCAGAGCGGGTGGTGGTGTAGATCCGGGCCGAGGGATTGATGGCGCGGACGATATCTTCGATCCGGTGCAATTCCTCATGGGTGACGAGATCGGCCTTGTTGATAACCACGACATCAGCAAAGGCGATCTGGTCTTCGGCTTCGCGACTGTCTTTCAGGCGCAGCGGCAGGTGCTTGGCATCCACAAGGGCAACGACGGCATCCAGCTCGGTCTTGGCACGCACATCGTCATCCATGAAGAAGGTCTGGGCGACAGGCACCGGATCGGCAAGGCCGGTGGTTTCGACAATGATACCGTCGAAACGGTCAGGCCTGCGCATCAGTCCTTCGACGACCCGGATCAGATCGCCGCGCACCGTGCAGCAGACGCAGCCATTGTTCATCTCATAGATTTCTTCGTCCGACTCGACGATCAAATCATTGTCGATGCCGATTTCACCGAATTCATTGACGATGACAGCGTATTTCTTGCCGTGGTTTTCCGACAGAATCCGGTTGAGAAGCGTGGTCTTGCCTGCGCCGAGATAGCCGGTCAGCACGGTAACGGGTGTGGGTTTTACGGCTGCTTCACTCATGGGAACCTCGATGATTGGAAGGCAGCATCGCGCCGCCCTGTAACTATATTACCCCATATAGGACGAGTGGGGTGGCAGTTCAAAGGCTTTCTCGATATCAAAGTCATGGATATCCGACAGGAGCTCCACAAGTCCGTGAACGGCATGGGAAAGCAGGTTTTCGCCTTTTTCTGTCGTTGCCACGCTGGCATTTCCGGCGACGCCCAGCGGATTGAGGTCCGCCATTTTCCAGCCGAAGGCATGCGGGCCATAGGCGCGCAAATGGGTGAAGCGGGCAGCAAACTCGCTTTGCCGGGACAAGAAATTCTGAGCCTTGTCCATCGCCACCAGGTCCGGACGCAATGCCAGCATGACCGAGGTTTCGATGTCGCCGCCATGAATGTCGATGGCCTTGTCTTGCGGCCGGATCAGTCCTTCCGGTTGGCCGAAGCGCGTCCAGCTGGTGGCCACGGCCAGCATATTGAACCGGACCCGCGCCTCAGTGGCGACCACGGTCATCAAGGGCGAATTGCCGCCATGGGCGTTGAGCATCATCAGCTTGCGAATGCCCTGGCCGCTCAGGGTTTCGGCGATGCCGAGCCAGCGCTCCACGGCCTCGTTAAAGGTAAGCGTGCGCGTGCCGAATACATCCATATGCTCGACGGAATAGCCGACCGGCTCGACGGGCAGAAAGGTGACGGGCAGTGTGTCGGGCAGGGCTGAGATCAGCTGGTCCACAACCCCCTGCGCAATGATCGTGTCGGTCTCGAAAGGCAGATGCGGGCCATGCTGCTCATGGGCGCCGAGCGGCAGGACGGCAATCCAGTTGGCCCTTTCGGCGGGCGAAAGAGCCGGATCGTTGCACTCGAAATGCGGTTCTGGATGGGGCATCTGGTTTACTGGCCTGTTTTTGTCTATGCATCATATGCGTGACATGAGCGCCTGTGACAACAGCGCTTTCTTTAGATCGCCGGGGGTTAGCATGGCTAAAAAAGACAAGACCGAGAAAAAGAAGAAATCCGGCAAGTCGAAAGACGAGGGGAAGCAGGCGAAACTTGGCGTGAGTGGCGAGCTGGGCATGGCAATCACCCAGGCGTCACGCAGTTTTCGCACGGTGCAGACGCGGCTTTTGACCGGCAGCGGGCTTTATTCCGGTCAGGAGGGTGTGGTGCTGCTGCTGGCCGAAGAGGAAGGGCTGACGCCCGGTCTTTTGGCGCAACGCCTGGGAGTCAAAGCGCCGACCATGACCCGCACCATCGGGCGCATGGAGGCGCAGGGCTTTGTCGAACGGCGCGGCTCGGATGCCGATGGCCGCCAGACGAAAGTGTTCCTGACAGAAATAGGATGGGCTACGGTGGAAAAGATCGCCGATGCCAATGTTGCGGTGGAGCGCCACGCTACCCGTGGCTTTAGCAGCAAGCAGGTGAAAGTGTTGATGAAACTGCTTGCCGCCGTCGATGCCAATCTGCTGGCGCCTGCCGACGCACAACGGCCCGACCTGGCCGACGAACCCCTGGCTGACTGATCGAAGGAGCCCGTGCATCTGCCCTTGCCACGGCGCGTTCAACGTTTTAATTAAACTGTTTAAATGCGTTGAAGCCGGCCTGTTCACGTCCGGCAGAGGGGGGAGCCGTGGCGCAAAAGATCAAACTATCGACCATTGCCGAAAGTCTCGGCCTGTCTACCGCCACGGTATCGCTCGCTTTGCGCGATAGTCCGCTGGTGGCAGCAGATACACGCGAAAAGATCAAGGACCAGGCCCGGCTGCTCGGCTATATCTATAACCGTCGCGCCGCCAGCCTGCGCACTTCGCGCTCCGGCATTATCGGTGTCGTCGTCCATGACATCATGAATCCGTTTTACGGCGAAATTCTGAAAGCTATCGAAAGCGAGCTGGACCGCAGCCGCCAGACGTTCATTCTGTCCAACCACTACGATTCGGTGGAAAAGCAGCGGACCTTCATCGAGACGCTGCTGCAACTGGGCGGTGACGGCGTGATCATGTCACCTGCCATCGGTTCGCCGCCGGAAGATATTATGCTGGCCGAAGATAATGGCATGCCCGCTATTCTGATTGCCCGCTCCATGGACGGCCTGGCCCTGCCGACCTATCGCGGCGACGATACCTATGGCATTTCGCTGGCCACCAACCACCTGATTGGCCTTGGTCACCGCGTCATCGCCATGGTCGGTGGCACCGATCAGA
This region of Agrobacterium vitis genomic DNA includes:
- a CDS encoding MarR family winged helix-turn-helix transcriptional regulator; translated protein: MAKKDKTEKKKKSGKSKDEGKQAKLGVSGELGMAITQASRSFRTVQTRLLTGSGLYSGQEGVVLLLAEEEGLTPGLLAQRLGVKAPTMTRTIGRMEAQGFVERRGSDADGRQTKVFLTEIGWATVEKIADANVAVERHATRGFSSKQVKVLMKLLAAVDANLLAPADAQRPDLADEPLAD
- a CDS encoding LacI family DNA-binding transcriptional regulator; the protein is MAQKIKLSTIAESLGLSTATVSLALRDSPLVAADTREKIKDQARLLGYIYNRRAASLRTSRSGIIGVVVHDIMNPFYGEILKAIESELDRSRQTFILSNHYDSVEKQRTFIETLLQLGGDGVIMSPAIGSPPEDIMLAEDNGMPAILIARSMDGLALPTYRGDDTYGISLATNHLIGLGHRVIAMVGGTDQTSTGRDRYQGYVNALRKAGIAVDPNLRLPGPRTKQGGFEAAVNFLSLPQKPTAAVCWNDLVAIGLMNGISRAGLVPGRDISVTGYDDLEEASIATPALTTVSNGQAEVGRLAARALLDKLAGSHEPDGIHLIKPEMRIRQSTGPVKHRDE
- a CDS encoding creatininase family protein; this translates as MPHPEPHFECNDPALSPAERANWIAVLPLGAHEQHGPHLPFETDTIIAQGVVDQLISALPDTLPVTFLPVEPVGYSVEHMDVFGTRTLTFNEAVERWLGIAETLSGQGIRKLMMLNAHGGNSPLMTVVATEARVRFNMLAVATSWTRFGQPEGLIRPQDKAIDIHGGDIETSVMLALRPDLVAMDKAQNFLSRQSEFAARFTHLRAYGPHAFGWKMADLNPLGVAGNASVATTEKGENLLSHAVHGLVELLSDIHDFDIEKAFELPPHSSYMG
- a CDS encoding CobW family GTP-binding protein: MSEAAVKPTPVTVLTGYLGAGKTTLLNRILSENHGKKYAVIVNEFGEIGIDNDLIVESDEEIYEMNNGCVCCTVRGDLIRVVEGLMRRPDRFDGIIVETTGLADPVPVAQTFFMDDDVRAKTELDAVVALVDAKHLPLRLKDSREAEDQIAFADVVVINKADLVTHEELHRIEDIVRAINPSARIYTTTRSGVDLSKVLNQGAFNLERALENDPHFLSHEDDHVCGPDCDHDHGHDHHHDHGHDHHDHDHGHDHGHGHHHHDHGPSPIHDVTVTSISLRGGEMNPDRFFPWIQKVTQTDGPNILRLKGIIAFKGDAERYVVQGVHMIIEGDHQRPWKDGEKHESRLVFIGRDLDREKLENSFKACEAAA